One genomic region from Oncorhynchus gorbuscha isolate QuinsamMale2020 ecotype Even-year linkage group LG13, OgorEven_v1.0, whole genome shotgun sequence encodes:
- the LOC123993730 gene encoding matrin-3-like isoform X2 has protein sequence MSQKIPSDSSQKGFAVGRGLLAAAETLNFSMNEQCSDSLHHGSTSRQLHSMSSGMGGGEGDHDPQLSRHGGGHIGNSMKLFASLGLSPADLDVLAQIPEENISVESLPQLIMQLKNRKVDSDRRMAGNSRGDLSGLSSEPSYRASRDNWDDMRVGRLGGSMGQASAHAQQGDLGYNSIQDTPAGRYELDYGHDSGGRDPGWYSDLSRDRYSGMGMGPPSAADSVFMTRRMGSPSQGKVQDFLGVIPHMFPHVCSLCDFDVHSTMEWNQHTNGLRHTENQRLLLQMYPEWDPHMATSRGGGSHLQETTNQSVSLLGPIPMGGGQQAGGGRMSSGWGGGAGSNVGSGKPHQRPMALKQIRSKVVVAKYDRSPLSNKALFVLVEPFGTLCEHLVLKNKAFLEMETHKEARDVVSYYQQNPAMLHGKQITLYLSKELLVIEKDRRTERINREAKQGKEPAAENQSQVVFFSNLPRENEKKQELLTIARRFGIVKKHLFLTEEAFVQLGSAEDAEMLVKYHTLNPLTIQGKTVRLNICTKYKTLNVNNRSNKLMDDKRRRRSSSTGPKDKSSSSKSTKSSSSSSSKAKEDRKEPPKGEDGDAGREGEGSGREGVGTGDVVAGVMEGDKAEEYEGEGDQSSHDVGPSADNAEAVTEDPETAANTSLESQEEKEPAPDSDDVPSTAKGLSSSDVTEKAEGSEVEEGTVPGAEEKAEGEPESEQMETEATTDEPETEVKVDSPSAEPAESEQMHEEQLPADQEEGSMEQDFPENMDDFVTLDELAEDEDLERQDSSSKEKYSSSGSSKKIGGLRVVNVVGFKRAYGFLNEILALAKPFGTVVQHLVLDVRPEAFLQLTSEEEAKAMVNFYNGNVTPTVCGKPVKIYHSQTYATIQSGRVVYVGQIPHFKSSDASLLKIAEPFGKVRRYFLNRSRNECFIEMERGEDAERMADTYKDTPPKLEGKRLTVYVSRKYKQLKYGHRPPAPDSEEKEKRTSKRERSGSETSSHRSSAAKSSAKQDEEPPVKKSREETASSSTDEPDKEDEEKMVEAPTEQSEVEVRKEEEAQGEYGQPSEHSAVHEIDTDMNIKMEENEAPISILSVRSVEENGETACTPSQAEGKLSSTSPVPLGPYEPNNPVGVEYVKMGYYCRVCFLFYSNEETAKKVHCSSQSHYQKLKKHLEKEKAKAQSSTGMKTPV, from the exons ATGTCCCAGAAGATTCCATCTGATAGCTCTCAGAAAGGCTTTGCTGTGGGACGCGGGCTCCTGGCTGCTGCTGAGACCCTCAACTTTAGCATGAATGAACAGTGTTCAGACAGCCTCCATCATGGCTCAACCTCCAGACAGTTGCACAGCATGTCCTCAGGTATGGGTGGTGGTGAGGGCGACCATGACCCCCAGCTGTCCCGTCATGGTGGTGGCCACATTGGCAACTCCATGAAGCTATTTGCCAGCTTGGGCCTGTCGCCCGCAGACCTAGACGTGCTGGCACAGATCCCAGAAGAAAACATTAGTGTGGAGTCCTTGCCTCAACTTATAATGCAGCTTAAGAACCGGAAGGTGGATTCTGACAGACGCATGGCAGGCAACTCTAGAGGGGACCTGTCCGGGCTCTCTTCTGAGCCCTCCTACAGAGCCAGCAGAGACAACTGGGATGACATGCGTGTTGGAAGACTGGGTGGTTCCATGGGGCAAGCTTCGGCCCACGCTCAGCAAGGAGACTTGGGCTACAATTCCATCCAAGACACTCCAGCTGGAAGGTATGAACTCGACTATGGCCACGACAGTGGTGGAAGAGATCCAGGGTGGTATTCAGATCTTTCCCGTGATCGCTACAGCGGTATGGGCATGGGTCCCCCTTCAGCGGCAGACAGTGTCTTTATGACCAGGAGAATGGGATCCCCGTCCCAAGGCAAAGTGCAGGACTTCTTAGGAGTTATACCTCACATGTTTCCCCATGTGTGCTCTCTTTGTGATTTTGACGTGCACTCTACCATG GAGTGGAACCAGCACACTAATGGATTACGCCATACAGAAAACCAGAGGCTCCTCCTGCAAAT GTACCCAGAATGGGATCCACACATGGCCACAAGCAGAGG CGGTGGGTCTCATCTACAGGAAACcaccaatcaatcagtcagtctccTGGGACCAATCCCCATGGGCGGTGGGCAGCAGGCTGGAGGAGGCCGCATGAGCTCCGGCTGGG gtGGTGGTGCTGGATCTAATGTTGGATCAGGCAAGCCACATCAACGCCCTATGGCACTTAAGCAG ATCAGAAGCAAAGTAGTGGTGGCCAAATATGACAGGAGTCCTCTGTCTAACAAAGCCCTGTTCGTCCTGGTTGAACCCTTTGGAACTCTCTGTGAACACCTGGTTCTGAAGAACAAG GCCTTTTTAGAAATGGAGACTCATAAGGAAGCTAGGGATGTGGTGAGCTACTACCAGCAGAACCCAGCGATGTTGCATGGGAAACAAATCACCTTATATCTGTCCAAGGAACTCCTGGTGATTGAG AAAGACCGCAGAACTGAGAGAATCAACCGAGAGGCGAAACAAGGCAAAGAGCCGGCGGCGGAGAACCAATCGCAGGTAGTCTTCTTCTCCAACTTGCCGCGTGAGAACGAGAAGAAGCAGGAACTCCTCACCATCGCGAGGCGCTTCGGCATCGTAAAGAAACACTTGTTTCTAACTGAAGAG GCTTTTGTTCAGCTGGGGTCTGCGGAGGATGCTGAGATGTTGGTGAAGTACCACACTCTGAATCCACTGACCATCCAGGGAAAGACTGTCCGTTTAAACATCTGTACCAAGTACAAGACCTTAAA tgtgaATAATCGCTCCAACAAACTGATGGATGacaagagaaggagaaggagcagTAGTACTGGACCCAAAGACAAATCTTCCTCCTCCAAGAGCACCAAATCTTCCTCTTCTTCTAGCAGCAAAGCCAAAGAGGACAGGAAGGAACCACCAAAAGGAGAGGACGgcgatgcagggagagagggagaggggtcagggagagagggagtgggtacaGGAGATGTGGTGGCTGGTGTGATGGAGGGAGATAAAGCTGAGGAGTACGAAGGGGAGGGAGACCAGAGTTCACATGATGTTGGGCCGTCAGCAGACAATGCTGAAGCCGTGACGGAAGACCCAGAGACTGCTGCCAACACCAGTCTGGAATCGCAGGAGGAGAAGGAACCTGCTCCGGACTCCGACGACGTTCCGAGCACTGCCAAGGGTCTGAGCAGTAGTGATGTCACAGAGAAGGCTGAGGGgtcagaggtggaggaggggactGTGCCTGGTGCAGAGGAGAAAGCAGAGGGAGAGCCTGAGAGTGAACAGATGGAAACTGAAGCCACTACAGATGAGCCAGAGACAGAGGTCAAGGTTGACTCGCCGTCGGCAGAGCCAGCAGAGAGTGAACAGATGCATGAAGAACAGCTACCTGCAGATCAG GAGGAGGGCAGCATGGAGCAGGACTTCCCAGAGAACATGGATGACTTTGTGACTCTGGATGAGCTGGCAGAGGACGAGGACTTGGAGAGACAGGACTCGTCATCCAAAGAAAAGTACTCGTCTTCAG GAAGCTCTAAGAAAATTGGGGGATTGAGAGTGGTCAACGTTGTGGGATTTAAACGAGCCTATGGTTTCCTGAACGAGATCTTGGCCCTGGCCAAACCCTTCGGTACTGTAGTTCAGCACCTGGTGCTTGACGTGAGACCTGAG GCCTTTCTGCAACTCACTTCGGAAGAAGAGGCCAAAGCAATGGTCAATTTCTACAATGGGAATGTAACACCGACTGTGTGTGGGAAGCCTGTGAAAATCTACCATTCACAGACATACGCTACCATTCAG AGTGGGAGAGTGGTATACGTGGGACAGATTCCCCACTTCAAATCCTCCGACGCCTCCCTCCTGAAAATCGCTGAACCGTTCGGCAAAGTGAGACGCTATTTTCTGAACAGATCTCGCAACGAG TGTTTCATTGAAATGGAACGTGGAGAGGACGCTGAGAGAATGGCTGACACCTACAAGGACACGCCCCCTAAATTGGAAGGCAAGCGGCTAACGGTGTACGTGAGCAGGAAGTACAAACAGCTCAAATACGG ACACCGACCACCTGCCCCCGACtctgaggagaaggagaagaggacgtCGAAGAGGGAGCGATCAGGCAGTGAAACGAGCTCCCACAGGAGCTCCGCGGCCAAAAGCTCAGCCAAACAGGATGAAGAACCTCCAGTCAAGAAGTCCAGAGAGGAGACGGCGTCTTCATCAACAGACGAGCCTGACAAAGAAGACGAGGAGAAGATGGTGGAGGCGCCCACTGagcagagtgaggtagaggttaggaaggaggaggaggcccAGGGAGAATACGGTCAACCCTCTGAGCACTCGGCTGTACACGAAATAGACACTGACATG AACATCAAAATGGAGGAAAACGAGGCGCCCATTTCCATCCTGAGTGTGAGGAGCGTTGAGGAGAATGGAGAGACTGCCTGCACACCATCTCAGGCTGAGGGGAAGCTTTCATCAACCAGCCCGGTTCCTCTGGGGCCGTATGAGCCTAACAACCCAGTGG GTGTTGAATATGTGAAGATGGGGTACTACTGTAGAGTCTGTTTCCTGTTCTATTCCAATGAGGAGACGGCCAAGAAGGTTCACTGCAGCAGTCAATCTCACTACCAAAAACTCAAG aaacaTCTGGAAAAAGAGAAGGCCAAAGCTCAAAGTAGCACAGGGATGAAGACTCCCGTGTAG
- the LOC123993730 gene encoding matrin-3-like isoform X1 has translation MSQKIPSDSSQKGFAVGRGLLAAAETLNFSMNEQCSDSLHHGSTSRQLHSMSSGMGGGEGDHDPQLSRHGGGHIGNSMKLFASLGLSPADLDVLAQIPEENISVESLPQLIMQLKNRKVDSDRRMAGNSRGDLSGLSSEPSYRASRDNWDDMRVGRLGGSMGQASAHAQQGDLGYNSIQDTPAGRYELDYGHDSGGRDPGWYSDLSRDRYSGMGMGPPSAADSVFMTRRMGSPSQGKVQDFLGVIPHMFPHVCSLCDFDVHSTMEWNQHTNGLRHTENQRLLLQMYPEWDPHMATSRGGGSHLQETTNQSVSLLGPIPMGGGQQAGGGRMSSGWGGGAGSNVGSGKPHQRPMALKQIRSKVVVAKYDRSPLSNKALFVLVEPFGTLCEHLVLKNKAFLEMETHKEARDVVSYYQQNPAMLHGKQITLYLSKELLVIEKDRRTERINREAKQGKEPAAENQSQVVFFSNLPRENEKKQELLTIARRFGIVKKHLFLTEERSSSKAFVQLGSAEDAEMLVKYHTLNPLTIQGKTVRLNICTKYKTLNVNNRSNKLMDDKRRRRSSSTGPKDKSSSSKSTKSSSSSSSKAKEDRKEPPKGEDGDAGREGEGSGREGVGTGDVVAGVMEGDKAEEYEGEGDQSSHDVGPSADNAEAVTEDPETAANTSLESQEEKEPAPDSDDVPSTAKGLSSSDVTEKAEGSEVEEGTVPGAEEKAEGEPESEQMETEATTDEPETEVKVDSPSAEPAESEQMHEEQLPADQEEGSMEQDFPENMDDFVTLDELAEDEDLERQDSSSKEKYSSSGSSKKIGGLRVVNVVGFKRAYGFLNEILALAKPFGTVVQHLVLDVRPEAFLQLTSEEEAKAMVNFYNGNVTPTVCGKPVKIYHSQTYATIQSGRVVYVGQIPHFKSSDASLLKIAEPFGKVRRYFLNRSRNECFIEMERGEDAERMADTYKDTPPKLEGKRLTVYVSRKYKQLKYGHRPPAPDSEEKEKRTSKRERSGSETSSHRSSAAKSSAKQDEEPPVKKSREETASSSTDEPDKEDEEKMVEAPTEQSEVEVRKEEEAQGEYGQPSEHSAVHEIDTDMNIKMEENEAPISILSVRSVEENGETACTPSQAEGKLSSTSPVPLGPYEPNNPVGVEYVKMGYYCRVCFLFYSNEETAKKVHCSSQSHYQKLKKHLEKEKAKAQSSTGMKTPV, from the exons ATGTCCCAGAAGATTCCATCTGATAGCTCTCAGAAAGGCTTTGCTGTGGGACGCGGGCTCCTGGCTGCTGCTGAGACCCTCAACTTTAGCATGAATGAACAGTGTTCAGACAGCCTCCATCATGGCTCAACCTCCAGACAGTTGCACAGCATGTCCTCAGGTATGGGTGGTGGTGAGGGCGACCATGACCCCCAGCTGTCCCGTCATGGTGGTGGCCACATTGGCAACTCCATGAAGCTATTTGCCAGCTTGGGCCTGTCGCCCGCAGACCTAGACGTGCTGGCACAGATCCCAGAAGAAAACATTAGTGTGGAGTCCTTGCCTCAACTTATAATGCAGCTTAAGAACCGGAAGGTGGATTCTGACAGACGCATGGCAGGCAACTCTAGAGGGGACCTGTCCGGGCTCTCTTCTGAGCCCTCCTACAGAGCCAGCAGAGACAACTGGGATGACATGCGTGTTGGAAGACTGGGTGGTTCCATGGGGCAAGCTTCGGCCCACGCTCAGCAAGGAGACTTGGGCTACAATTCCATCCAAGACACTCCAGCTGGAAGGTATGAACTCGACTATGGCCACGACAGTGGTGGAAGAGATCCAGGGTGGTATTCAGATCTTTCCCGTGATCGCTACAGCGGTATGGGCATGGGTCCCCCTTCAGCGGCAGACAGTGTCTTTATGACCAGGAGAATGGGATCCCCGTCCCAAGGCAAAGTGCAGGACTTCTTAGGAGTTATACCTCACATGTTTCCCCATGTGTGCTCTCTTTGTGATTTTGACGTGCACTCTACCATG GAGTGGAACCAGCACACTAATGGATTACGCCATACAGAAAACCAGAGGCTCCTCCTGCAAAT GTACCCAGAATGGGATCCACACATGGCCACAAGCAGAGG CGGTGGGTCTCATCTACAGGAAACcaccaatcaatcagtcagtctccTGGGACCAATCCCCATGGGCGGTGGGCAGCAGGCTGGAGGAGGCCGCATGAGCTCCGGCTGGG gtGGTGGTGCTGGATCTAATGTTGGATCAGGCAAGCCACATCAACGCCCTATGGCACTTAAGCAG ATCAGAAGCAAAGTAGTGGTGGCCAAATATGACAGGAGTCCTCTGTCTAACAAAGCCCTGTTCGTCCTGGTTGAACCCTTTGGAACTCTCTGTGAACACCTGGTTCTGAAGAACAAG GCCTTTTTAGAAATGGAGACTCATAAGGAAGCTAGGGATGTGGTGAGCTACTACCAGCAGAACCCAGCGATGTTGCATGGGAAACAAATCACCTTATATCTGTCCAAGGAACTCCTGGTGATTGAG AAAGACCGCAGAACTGAGAGAATCAACCGAGAGGCGAAACAAGGCAAAGAGCCGGCGGCGGAGAACCAATCGCAGGTAGTCTTCTTCTCCAACTTGCCGCGTGAGAACGAGAAGAAGCAGGAACTCCTCACCATCGCGAGGCGCTTCGGCATCGTAAAGAAACACTTGTTTCTAACTGAAGAG CGTTCGTCTTCCAAGGCTTTTGTTCAGCTGGGGTCTGCGGAGGATGCTGAGATGTTGGTGAAGTACCACACTCTGAATCCACTGACCATCCAGGGAAAGACTGTCCGTTTAAACATCTGTACCAAGTACAAGACCTTAAA tgtgaATAATCGCTCCAACAAACTGATGGATGacaagagaaggagaaggagcagTAGTACTGGACCCAAAGACAAATCTTCCTCCTCCAAGAGCACCAAATCTTCCTCTTCTTCTAGCAGCAAAGCCAAAGAGGACAGGAAGGAACCACCAAAAGGAGAGGACGgcgatgcagggagagagggagaggggtcagggagagagggagtgggtacaGGAGATGTGGTGGCTGGTGTGATGGAGGGAGATAAAGCTGAGGAGTACGAAGGGGAGGGAGACCAGAGTTCACATGATGTTGGGCCGTCAGCAGACAATGCTGAAGCCGTGACGGAAGACCCAGAGACTGCTGCCAACACCAGTCTGGAATCGCAGGAGGAGAAGGAACCTGCTCCGGACTCCGACGACGTTCCGAGCACTGCCAAGGGTCTGAGCAGTAGTGATGTCACAGAGAAGGCTGAGGGgtcagaggtggaggaggggactGTGCCTGGTGCAGAGGAGAAAGCAGAGGGAGAGCCTGAGAGTGAACAGATGGAAACTGAAGCCACTACAGATGAGCCAGAGACAGAGGTCAAGGTTGACTCGCCGTCGGCAGAGCCAGCAGAGAGTGAACAGATGCATGAAGAACAGCTACCTGCAGATCAG GAGGAGGGCAGCATGGAGCAGGACTTCCCAGAGAACATGGATGACTTTGTGACTCTGGATGAGCTGGCAGAGGACGAGGACTTGGAGAGACAGGACTCGTCATCCAAAGAAAAGTACTCGTCTTCAG GAAGCTCTAAGAAAATTGGGGGATTGAGAGTGGTCAACGTTGTGGGATTTAAACGAGCCTATGGTTTCCTGAACGAGATCTTGGCCCTGGCCAAACCCTTCGGTACTGTAGTTCAGCACCTGGTGCTTGACGTGAGACCTGAG GCCTTTCTGCAACTCACTTCGGAAGAAGAGGCCAAAGCAATGGTCAATTTCTACAATGGGAATGTAACACCGACTGTGTGTGGGAAGCCTGTGAAAATCTACCATTCACAGACATACGCTACCATTCAG AGTGGGAGAGTGGTATACGTGGGACAGATTCCCCACTTCAAATCCTCCGACGCCTCCCTCCTGAAAATCGCTGAACCGTTCGGCAAAGTGAGACGCTATTTTCTGAACAGATCTCGCAACGAG TGTTTCATTGAAATGGAACGTGGAGAGGACGCTGAGAGAATGGCTGACACCTACAAGGACACGCCCCCTAAATTGGAAGGCAAGCGGCTAACGGTGTACGTGAGCAGGAAGTACAAACAGCTCAAATACGG ACACCGACCACCTGCCCCCGACtctgaggagaaggagaagaggacgtCGAAGAGGGAGCGATCAGGCAGTGAAACGAGCTCCCACAGGAGCTCCGCGGCCAAAAGCTCAGCCAAACAGGATGAAGAACCTCCAGTCAAGAAGTCCAGAGAGGAGACGGCGTCTTCATCAACAGACGAGCCTGACAAAGAAGACGAGGAGAAGATGGTGGAGGCGCCCACTGagcagagtgaggtagaggttaggaaggaggaggaggcccAGGGAGAATACGGTCAACCCTCTGAGCACTCGGCTGTACACGAAATAGACACTGACATG AACATCAAAATGGAGGAAAACGAGGCGCCCATTTCCATCCTGAGTGTGAGGAGCGTTGAGGAGAATGGAGAGACTGCCTGCACACCATCTCAGGCTGAGGGGAAGCTTTCATCAACCAGCCCGGTTCCTCTGGGGCCGTATGAGCCTAACAACCCAGTGG GTGTTGAATATGTGAAGATGGGGTACTACTGTAGAGTCTGTTTCCTGTTCTATTCCAATGAGGAGACGGCCAAGAAGGTTCACTGCAGCAGTCAATCTCACTACCAAAAACTCAAG aaacaTCTGGAAAAAGAGAAGGCCAAAGCTCAAAGTAGCACAGGGATGAAGACTCCCGTGTAG
- the LOC123993730 gene encoding matrin-3-like isoform X3 yields MSQKIPSDSSQKGFAVGRGLLAAAETLNFSMNEQCSDSLHHGSTSRQLHSMSSGMGGGEGDHDPQLSRHGGGHIGNSMKLFASLGLSPADLDVLAQIPEENISVESLPQLIMQLKNRKVDSDRRMAGNSRGDLSGLSSEPSYRASRDNWDDMRVGRLGGSMGQASAHAQQGDLGYNSIQDTPAGRYELDYGHDSGGRDPGWYSDLSRDRYSGMGMGPPSAADSVFMTRRMGSPSQGKVQDFLGVIPHMFPHVCSLCDFDVHSTMEWNQHTNGLRHTENQRLLLQMYPEWDPHMATSRGGGSHLQETTNQSVSLLGPIPMGGGQQAGGGRMSSGWGGGAGSNVGSGKPHQRPMALKQIRSKVVVAKYDRSPLSNKALFVLVEPFGTLCEHLVLKNKAFLEMETHKEARDVVSYYQQNPAMLHGKQITLYLSKELLVIEKDRRTERINREAKQGKEPAAENQSQVVFFSNLPRENEKKQELLTIARRFGIVKKHLFLTEERSSSKAFVQLGSAEDAEMLVKYHTLNPLTIQGKTVRLNICTKYKTLNVNNRSNKLMDDKRRRRSSSTGPKDKSSSSKSTKSSSSSSSKAKEDRKEPPKGEDGDAGREGEGSGREGVGTGDVVAGVMEGDKAEEYEGEGDQSSHDVGPSADNAEAVTEDPETAANTSLESQEEKEPAPDSDDVPSTAKGLSSSDVTEKAEGSEVEEGTVPGAEEKAEGEPESEQMETEATTDEPETEVKVDSPSAEPAESEQMHEEQLPADQEEGSMEQDFPENMDDFVTLDELAEDEDLERQDSSSKEKYSSSGSSKKIGGLRVVNVVGFKRAYGFLNEILALAKPFGTVVQHLVLDVRPEAFLQLTSEEEAKAMVNFYNGNVTPTVCGKPVKIYHSQTYATIQSGRVVYVGQIPHFKSSDASLLKIAEPFGKVRRYFLNRSRNECFIEMERGEDAERMADTYKDTPPKLEGKRLTVYVSRKYKQLKYGHRPPAPDSEEKEKRTSKRERSGSETSSHRSSAAKSSAKQDEEPPVKKSREETASSSTDEPDKEDEEKMVEAPTEQSENIKMEENEAPISILSVRSVEENGETACTPSQAEGKLSSTSPVPLGPYEPNNPVGVEYVKMGYYCRVCFLFYSNEETAKKVHCSSQSHYQKLKKHLEKEKAKAQSSTGMKTPV; encoded by the exons ATGTCCCAGAAGATTCCATCTGATAGCTCTCAGAAAGGCTTTGCTGTGGGACGCGGGCTCCTGGCTGCTGCTGAGACCCTCAACTTTAGCATGAATGAACAGTGTTCAGACAGCCTCCATCATGGCTCAACCTCCAGACAGTTGCACAGCATGTCCTCAGGTATGGGTGGTGGTGAGGGCGACCATGACCCCCAGCTGTCCCGTCATGGTGGTGGCCACATTGGCAACTCCATGAAGCTATTTGCCAGCTTGGGCCTGTCGCCCGCAGACCTAGACGTGCTGGCACAGATCCCAGAAGAAAACATTAGTGTGGAGTCCTTGCCTCAACTTATAATGCAGCTTAAGAACCGGAAGGTGGATTCTGACAGACGCATGGCAGGCAACTCTAGAGGGGACCTGTCCGGGCTCTCTTCTGAGCCCTCCTACAGAGCCAGCAGAGACAACTGGGATGACATGCGTGTTGGAAGACTGGGTGGTTCCATGGGGCAAGCTTCGGCCCACGCTCAGCAAGGAGACTTGGGCTACAATTCCATCCAAGACACTCCAGCTGGAAGGTATGAACTCGACTATGGCCACGACAGTGGTGGAAGAGATCCAGGGTGGTATTCAGATCTTTCCCGTGATCGCTACAGCGGTATGGGCATGGGTCCCCCTTCAGCGGCAGACAGTGTCTTTATGACCAGGAGAATGGGATCCCCGTCCCAAGGCAAAGTGCAGGACTTCTTAGGAGTTATACCTCACATGTTTCCCCATGTGTGCTCTCTTTGTGATTTTGACGTGCACTCTACCATG GAGTGGAACCAGCACACTAATGGATTACGCCATACAGAAAACCAGAGGCTCCTCCTGCAAAT GTACCCAGAATGGGATCCACACATGGCCACAAGCAGAGG CGGTGGGTCTCATCTACAGGAAACcaccaatcaatcagtcagtctccTGGGACCAATCCCCATGGGCGGTGGGCAGCAGGCTGGAGGAGGCCGCATGAGCTCCGGCTGGG gtGGTGGTGCTGGATCTAATGTTGGATCAGGCAAGCCACATCAACGCCCTATGGCACTTAAGCAG ATCAGAAGCAAAGTAGTGGTGGCCAAATATGACAGGAGTCCTCTGTCTAACAAAGCCCTGTTCGTCCTGGTTGAACCCTTTGGAACTCTCTGTGAACACCTGGTTCTGAAGAACAAG GCCTTTTTAGAAATGGAGACTCATAAGGAAGCTAGGGATGTGGTGAGCTACTACCAGCAGAACCCAGCGATGTTGCATGGGAAACAAATCACCTTATATCTGTCCAAGGAACTCCTGGTGATTGAG AAAGACCGCAGAACTGAGAGAATCAACCGAGAGGCGAAACAAGGCAAAGAGCCGGCGGCGGAGAACCAATCGCAGGTAGTCTTCTTCTCCAACTTGCCGCGTGAGAACGAGAAGAAGCAGGAACTCCTCACCATCGCGAGGCGCTTCGGCATCGTAAAGAAACACTTGTTTCTAACTGAAGAG CGTTCGTCTTCCAAGGCTTTTGTTCAGCTGGGGTCTGCGGAGGATGCTGAGATGTTGGTGAAGTACCACACTCTGAATCCACTGACCATCCAGGGAAAGACTGTCCGTTTAAACATCTGTACCAAGTACAAGACCTTAAA tgtgaATAATCGCTCCAACAAACTGATGGATGacaagagaaggagaaggagcagTAGTACTGGACCCAAAGACAAATCTTCCTCCTCCAAGAGCACCAAATCTTCCTCTTCTTCTAGCAGCAAAGCCAAAGAGGACAGGAAGGAACCACCAAAAGGAGAGGACGgcgatgcagggagagagggagaggggtcagggagagagggagtgggtacaGGAGATGTGGTGGCTGGTGTGATGGAGGGAGATAAAGCTGAGGAGTACGAAGGGGAGGGAGACCAGAGTTCACATGATGTTGGGCCGTCAGCAGACAATGCTGAAGCCGTGACGGAAGACCCAGAGACTGCTGCCAACACCAGTCTGGAATCGCAGGAGGAGAAGGAACCTGCTCCGGACTCCGACGACGTTCCGAGCACTGCCAAGGGTCTGAGCAGTAGTGATGTCACAGAGAAGGCTGAGGGgtcagaggtggaggaggggactGTGCCTGGTGCAGAGGAGAAAGCAGAGGGAGAGCCTGAGAGTGAACAGATGGAAACTGAAGCCACTACAGATGAGCCAGAGACAGAGGTCAAGGTTGACTCGCCGTCGGCAGAGCCAGCAGAGAGTGAACAGATGCATGAAGAACAGCTACCTGCAGATCAG GAGGAGGGCAGCATGGAGCAGGACTTCCCAGAGAACATGGATGACTTTGTGACTCTGGATGAGCTGGCAGAGGACGAGGACTTGGAGAGACAGGACTCGTCATCCAAAGAAAAGTACTCGTCTTCAG GAAGCTCTAAGAAAATTGGGGGATTGAGAGTGGTCAACGTTGTGGGATTTAAACGAGCCTATGGTTTCCTGAACGAGATCTTGGCCCTGGCCAAACCCTTCGGTACTGTAGTTCAGCACCTGGTGCTTGACGTGAGACCTGAG GCCTTTCTGCAACTCACTTCGGAAGAAGAGGCCAAAGCAATGGTCAATTTCTACAATGGGAATGTAACACCGACTGTGTGTGGGAAGCCTGTGAAAATCTACCATTCACAGACATACGCTACCATTCAG AGTGGGAGAGTGGTATACGTGGGACAGATTCCCCACTTCAAATCCTCCGACGCCTCCCTCCTGAAAATCGCTGAACCGTTCGGCAAAGTGAGACGCTATTTTCTGAACAGATCTCGCAACGAG TGTTTCATTGAAATGGAACGTGGAGAGGACGCTGAGAGAATGGCTGACACCTACAAGGACACGCCCCCTAAATTGGAAGGCAAGCGGCTAACGGTGTACGTGAGCAGGAAGTACAAACAGCTCAAATACGG ACACCGACCACCTGCCCCCGACtctgaggagaaggagaagaggacgtCGAAGAGGGAGCGATCAGGCAGTGAAACGAGCTCCCACAGGAGCTCCGCGGCCAAAAGCTCAGCCAAACAGGATGAAGAACCTCCAGTCAAGAAGTCCAGAGAGGAGACGGCGTCTTCATCAACAGACGAGCCTGACAAAGAAGACGAGGAGAAGATGGTGGAGGCGCCCACTGagcagagtgag AACATCAAAATGGAGGAAAACGAGGCGCCCATTTCCATCCTGAGTGTGAGGAGCGTTGAGGAGAATGGAGAGACTGCCTGCACACCATCTCAGGCTGAGGGGAAGCTTTCATCAACCAGCCCGGTTCCTCTGGGGCCGTATGAGCCTAACAACCCAGTGG GTGTTGAATATGTGAAGATGGGGTACTACTGTAGAGTCTGTTTCCTGTTCTATTCCAATGAGGAGACGGCCAAGAAGGTTCACTGCAGCAGTCAATCTCACTACCAAAAACTCAAG aaacaTCTGGAAAAAGAGAAGGCCAAAGCTCAAAGTAGCACAGGGATGAAGACTCCCGTGTAG